A stretch of the Candidatus Hydrogenedentota bacterium genome encodes the following:
- a CDS encoding leucine--tRNA ligase, giving the protein MNMATYDHQFIEGKWQEFWLKNKTFKSEIDHTKPKYYVLDMFPYPSGDGLHVGHPEGYTATDVIARYKRMRGFNVLHPMGWDAFGLPAERHAVRTGEHPAIITDKNCTTFRNQIQRLGLSYDWDREINTTDPNYYKWTQWIFTVLFERGLAYEVNAPVNWCPALNTVLANEEVKDGKYVETGDPVEKKAMRQWMLKITAYAEALLAGLDDLDWPEGIKAMQREWIGRSEGADVLFSVADSGEEFTVFTTRPDTLFGATYCVLAPEHPLVNEITRPDQQTAVHAYVEMAAKKSLQDRMKEDHSKTGVFTGAYAVNPVNDAKIPIWIADYVLAEYGYGAIMAVPAHDTRDYEFAVTFDLPIIEVISGGDISKEAWAGDGVLMNSSLLNGLKVDDAKKKITSWLEERELGRGTINYKLRDWLFSRQRYWGEPFPLIRLEDGTIKTIPMKDLPVLLPALDDYRPASDGSPPLAKAEQWVNTTDPESGLLAQRETNTMPQWAGSCWYFLRFCDPTNNNAAWSEEAEKYWMPVDLYIGGAEHAVLHLLYSRFWHKVLYDAGLVHSSEPFTKLFNQGMILAHSYKDAQGKYYYPSEVNRVGDTWVLKKDGQAVETQIEKMSKSRYNVVNPDDVVQKYGADAMRLYEMFMGPLDRDKPWTDEGVQGVFRFLRRVWSLFITDSGTLNPAIRADVQDADLTRELHKTIKAVTEDIESLGFNTAIARMMEFLNHAMKAKSLDHGAMEQFVLLLSPFAPHLGEELWQRLGNDTTLAYTPWPTFDADLLVEQRIEIPVQVLGKLRGKITVAHDADEATVLTTAKGDAKVAPHLEGKQIIKEIYISGKMVNFVVK; this is encoded by the coding sequence ATGAACATGGCAACCTATGATCATCAATTTATTGAAGGTAAATGGCAAGAATTTTGGTTGAAAAATAAAACCTTTAAATCTGAAATAGACCATACCAAGCCCAAATATTACGTACTGGATATGTTTCCGTATCCCAGCGGTGACGGTCTTCATGTAGGGCACCCTGAAGGCTATACAGCCACCGATGTTATTGCCCGATACAAGCGTATGCGCGGTTTCAATGTGCTCCATCCTATGGGCTGGGATGCTTTTGGCTTGCCGGCAGAACGTCACGCCGTCCGTACCGGAGAACACCCCGCCATTATCACTGATAAGAATTGTACGACCTTCCGGAATCAAATTCAGCGGCTGGGTCTTTCCTATGACTGGGACCGCGAAATCAATACTACAGATCCCAATTATTACAAATGGACCCAGTGGATCTTCACCGTTCTCTTTGAACGGGGCTTAGCCTACGAAGTGAACGCGCCGGTTAACTGGTGCCCTGCACTGAACACGGTTTTAGCCAATGAAGAGGTGAAAGACGGTAAGTACGTGGAAACGGGCGATCCAGTTGAGAAAAAGGCCATGCGCCAGTGGATGTTAAAAATAACAGCTTATGCAGAGGCGCTTTTGGCCGGATTGGATGATCTCGATTGGCCGGAAGGCATTAAAGCGATGCAGCGTGAGTGGATCGGCCGCAGCGAAGGCGCCGACGTACTCTTCTCTGTTGCGGACAGCGGTGAAGAATTTACCGTGTTCACAACCCGTCCGGATACCCTCTTTGGCGCTACCTACTGTGTCCTTGCGCCGGAACATCCCCTTGTGAATGAAATTACGCGGCCTGATCAACAGACAGCGGTTCATGCGTATGTGGAAATGGCCGCCAAGAAAAGCCTTCAAGATCGAATGAAAGAAGATCATAGCAAGACGGGCGTATTTACAGGCGCTTACGCAGTGAATCCCGTCAATGATGCAAAGATCCCCATTTGGATTGCTGATTACGTGCTGGCAGAATATGGTTACGGCGCTATTATGGCAGTTCCCGCACACGATACACGGGACTACGAATTTGCGGTCACCTTTGATTTGCCCATCATTGAGGTTATTTCCGGTGGCGATATTAGCAAGGAAGCATGGGCCGGTGACGGCGTCTTGATGAATTCATCGTTGTTAAACGGCTTAAAGGTAGATGACGCCAAGAAAAAAATTACATCGTGGTTGGAAGAACGGGAGCTTGGCCGTGGAACCATCAATTATAAATTGCGGGATTGGCTCTTTTCCCGTCAACGGTATTGGGGCGAACCCTTTCCCTTGATCCGTTTGGAAGATGGTACGATCAAAACGATCCCTATGAAAGACTTGCCCGTACTCCTCCCCGCTCTTGACGATTATCGCCCTGCGTCCGACGGATCGCCGCCCCTAGCCAAAGCAGAACAATGGGTCAACACCACCGATCCGGAAAGCGGACTGCTCGCACAACGGGAAACGAATACCATGCCCCAATGGGCGGGCTCCTGTTGGTATTTCTTACGCTTTTGCGATCCCACAAACAACAATGCCGCTTGGTCGGAAGAGGCGGAAAAATATTGGATGCCTGTGGATCTCTACATAGGCGGTGCTGAGCATGCCGTATTGCATCTTCTTTACTCACGATTCTGGCACAAAGTTTTGTATGATGCCGGATTGGTGCACAGCTCTGAACCTTTCACCAAGCTTTTCAATCAAGGCATGATTTTGGCCCACTCCTACAAGGATGCTCAGGGCAAATATTACTATCCTTCAGAAGTCAACCGTGTTGGCGATACCTGGGTATTGAAAAAAGACGGTCAAGCCGTTGAGACTCAAATTGAGAAGATGAGCAAATCACGGTATAACGTTGTCAATCCCGATGACGTGGTTCAAAAATATGGCGCCGACGCCATGCGTCTCTACGAAATGTTTATGGGGCCCCTAGATCGGGACAAACCTTGGACCGATGAAGGGGTTCAAGGAGTATTTCGTTTTCTCCGTCGTGTATGGTCGCTTTTTATCACCGATAGCGGAACACTGAACCCCGCCATCCGTGCTGATGTACAAGATGCCGATTTGACTCGCGAGCTGCACAAAACCATTAAGGCCGTGACCGAAGATATCGAATCACTGGGGTTTAATACAGCGATTGCGCGCATGATGGAATTTCTCAATCATGCCATGAAAGCCAAAAGTTTGGATCACGGGGCTATGGAACAGTTTGTACTGCTCTTGTCGCCTTTTGCCCCCCACCTCGGCGAAGAATTGTGGCAGCGTTTGGGCAATGATACGACACTTGCCTATACGCCTTGGCCCACTTTTGATGCAGATTTGTTGGTGGAACAACGAATTGAAATTCCTGTGCAGGTACTTGGGAAATTACGTGGTAAGATTACGGTTGCCCATGATGCCGATGAAGCAACAGTACTTACCACGGCTAAAGGCGATGCTAAAGTGGCGCCCCATCTTGAAGGAAAACAGATCATAAAAGAAATTTATATTTCGGGAAAAATGGTCAACTTTGTTGTTAAATAA
- a CDS encoding DUF1080 domain-containing protein has protein sequence MKPRSLLSAVFASLFILCAGGAMAQDAVEGKWINLFDGETLYGWNIVGNGNWSVKGGQILLTEGDSGSMITTSQFADFELSATLRVNGQGSASIAFRAPGSGHALESGGGVVYLAAEDKKSDYAEVNIRALGGDVQATINGEKVDCSASNPFGYIAFQFQKFEKDRRGPKVEIKSIKLRPLNMSSLFNGQNLDGWNIIPDRKSIFSVIDGALNIKDGNGQIETAGTFRDFILQLDIISNGEHLNSGVFFRTPVGVFWKGYESQVRNQWANNDRTKPVDYGTGGVYGLNAARKVNSTDHEWFTMTITCLDNHMAVWVNELQVSDYTDTRPYSDAADGKNGYVNTAGTINLQGHDPTTDLSFKNIHIQTIEK, from the coding sequence ATGAAACCAAGATCTTTACTGAGTGCTGTATTCGCTTCACTTTTCATTCTCTGTGCCGGCGGCGCTATGGCCCAGGATGCCGTTGAGGGCAAGTGGATCAATCTTTTCGACGGTGAGACGCTCTACGGATGGAATATCGTCGGTAATGGTAACTGGTCAGTCAAGGGCGGTCAAATTCTACTTACCGAAGGGGATAGTGGAAGTATGATTACCACCTCCCAATTCGCTGACTTTGAATTATCGGCGACACTCCGCGTCAACGGACAAGGCAGCGCTTCCATCGCTTTCAGAGCCCCCGGTTCCGGGCACGCCCTAGAGTCCGGCGGCGGTGTTGTCTATCTTGCGGCAGAAGATAAAAAGAGCGATTATGCAGAAGTCAATATACGCGCATTAGGTGGAGATGTACAGGCTACTATTAATGGCGAAAAAGTTGACTGCTCCGCATCCAATCCTTTCGGATATATTGCCTTCCAATTTCAAAAATTTGAAAAGGATCGGCGGGGACCGAAAGTCGAGATTAAAAGCATCAAATTGCGTCCTCTCAATATGAGCTCTTTGTTCAACGGTCAAAATTTGGATGGCTGGAATATCATCCCCGACCGCAAATCAATCTTCTCCGTAATTGACGGCGCCTTAAATATCAAAGATGGTAACGGCCAAATTGAAACAGCCGGTACCTTTAGAGACTTTATCTTGCAACTGGATATCATTTCCAATGGTGAACACCTCAACAGCGGCGTCTTCTTCCGCACCCCCGTAGGCGTATTCTGGAAAGGATACGAGTCGCAAGTGCGCAACCAGTGGGCAAATAATGACCGTACCAAACCCGTAGATTACGGTACGGGCGGCGTCTATGGACTTAATGCTGCACGCAAAGTCAACAGCACCGATCATGAATGGTTTACCATGACCATCACCTGCCTTGACAACCACATGGCTGTTTGGGTCAACGAATTACAAGTTTCGGATTATACTGACACGCGCCCCTATAGCGATGCTGCTGACGGTAAAAATGGTTATGTGAACACAGCCGGAACCATTAATTTACAAGGTCACGATCCTACAACGGATCTGTCCTTCAAAAATATTCACATCCAGACTATCGAAAAATAA